The sequence AAAGCTGATAATTCAAACAAATGGAAAAATGAACTTTCCTTTTTTCAACCGTGTGTTGTCATTGAAATTTCTCCCTTCTAAATTGATAACGGTTCCCCTGAGCTCAACAGCAATGATCATTCATGTTTGCACTATCATCACCCCCTAGTTATAAAAGTATAACAATCGAAAATAGCAACCGATACATATTAGCAATAGAGGCAAATATTATTTTGGGAAATGTTTCAAATGCAACACAATTAAACTCACCTTAGGATACTTCTAGGACACCCTTACTTTGTTGCAATCGGTACTAAGTATCGTCTCATGGTAAGATGCCATAGGAATGCTTGATACCAAAGGATCAAGACGTTGACTGTGTTCCATAGGAACTTGACAGAGGGAAGGAAATACATTTAATTAGAATTGACAATGACTTAAAAGaagatagaaaaaaatcgaaaaaaacggAAATGTTATCGTTTGTATAAAACGATGCCGGATTCGCTGGAGAGCGTATTTACCGGAAGTGTACAGTTGAGTAGTGTgaggaaaaacaaaatttcaaattaagaAGCAACTATTATAAATACCTgtatattaaataaaaagttgaaatttcatgttttgaTGTTTTGTTTGAACATACCGAAACCCAATCCTGAtaataattctttaaaaaaaattctagccGACGGATTTTTGATTCTTACAAAATAATGTATTTGCCAATTTTTCTAGTATAATTAATATTGAGTCACATAAGAGTTTCCCCTTCCTTTTGGGCCTTTTTCATACCATACATAATAACAATCTTTCACTCGCCAGATATGCGAGTTAATAATGCCGGATTATTTCAAGAGATGTCTCTGCAAACAGAGATTAGTTTACCATGGAATCTGTTGCGTCACTTTTAGCGAAACCATCACGTTCTAATAAACCATTGCTGTTTTGTCAGTTGCAAGTTAAAGTCGAAATTTTTGCCAAGTAAAGAACCTTTTCGGGTAGTGCTGATTAATTACATTGTTTCGTTAAAAAGATATGCTGAATCCCAAAGAACTCTTGGTGAAGCTTACATGAACCATCTATCGAACAAACATGAACAAATCTATCGGGTGCGGCTTGTGAACTTTGGTTtaaaccaggggttcccaaactacttTGGGTCAttgacccctttactaaaatcaacttaggcctcagacccccatcaacaaattcctttgaaaattcaatttcttgttttttaaatattgatttaaaatacttaccaatttctgcggatggtcaaacaAACACAACTTTCACAGACAtcgaagctagtacaaactatttcaaaaaaacTGTGTAAAGCGTACAAGTAAAAACTTATAAAAAAGAATTGCTATGGGAGGGTGGTGCGAGACTGCCAGAGGGGCAAGTGTGCCACCCCTACCATTTTCACATAGAATGAGCATTTATCATAAATATACAGATTTGGGTTTATTCATTGAATGTCCacgatataatttcatattggcccttattaccgttctcacttccactttcacattcacttcacttacatgtcacttcacttgattttccctattaccagtatcacgcatagtgaagtgatcactgtagtggaaaaaacttattttttcaacaaaatgttggtgacgtgatgttcataatgacaccTAGTGCATCCAAGTAATAACTTTTGTCtccgaagcgacttccgtaataaagatttacattcacttcacacgattttcaccgtgaagtgatactgataatatgggtcacaatcacttcacttggttttcaccgtgtagtgataccggtaataagggccattgcTTCTATTTTTCTCACTTATTCATTTGATCGTGAAATCCAAACAAACCAGATCTTGTAATTAGCACACAGAAAATATAGGAACGAGATCTtacaaaataagagtttttcaattattctcCATTTGCTAGGGTTTCATTTGAATGTCAGATCATTGGTATACCTTTTAGTTGAATATTTGTTAAACATTGAATATGGATAATTGATTTATTAGTAACATAGTACCATGATTTTGCAATCAGTTCATAACGGGTCAAGTTCGCCATATTGTTAATTAATTGTGTATTAACCTCAAAGTCGATCAGTGTTGAAACATTCAATGTGTTCCAGCAcggattaaaattagaaaagttaCCCGGcagatttcattcatttcatcaaATTCAAATCCAGGATTTCAAAACGCGATCGAACATTTCAATATAGCATAAAAAATGCTCAACCACCAGATAAGAAAACTAGAACTGTTTACCCCAGTTTCAGTCTCATGTTTATTTTCCATAGTAATAAAACCTTTCCGTTCCTCTTAAGAAAGGGATCAGCATATGCACACAGGCAGGATAGATTTTACAGAGCTGCGCGCTAGGGCCTTATAGACTATTCAATGTAGGAGGTAAACAAATGCCGGCTAAGAGAACCAAGCAGAAatttatgtaaaccagatgcgcGCGTATGCATAGCTAGGGACGCGGACGAACCGCCAGGACTCCCGATGTGGAATGGAAAGAGAAAACAACAATACGTTGCGTCATATGTTGCGCAACGTTCCAATTCAATGCAACACTTTTCTTATTATAAATAGCTTTAAGAAATTGTTAATAAACGAAGATTCTGAACGATGGTACGGACATACAATAGGGTTTCTTCGAATAAAAAGTGGTCAAACACAAACATACTTGCTGCTACATACTAGTCAGTGCACGGTGGTGGCTCAACAATTCGAAAGACGGCTAAAGAATTCGACATACCGCTGCCGACTGCAAAGAAGTAAATaatgatgatatttttaatACATCTAACATCTAAAATAAACGTGAATCTTATTGATTGTATTAAGGAAAGCAGTACAATTGAATTACGGAGAAAATGTAATTATTGTTAGGGTGGCGGTTCTGCCCCACATAGAGGGCACTTATGTCCCGCACTGAAAATATTGAGCTACTCAACAAGCCTTCGAAAATTACATGTATTGATTACCGAATTGTTTTGTTTATCAATAATGTTTTTTGGGCTATCGAGGGAACTCATGAAAGTACTTCATAGGCGTATCAATTATCAAAATCAAGTGTTACTTTATTGTAGAAACACGAAAATTCTTAGCATGGCACACTTGCCCCACCGTCCCttacttggtgattgctttttaaaacaatcgttaaatttcttacacatattgaaatctctacttggatatctgttctctgtgcttataccattgaaatttgaatcaaattgaaCATTTCAACAGTATGGCCGCCTCCATTTCCATCGTTCAAGGAAGGATGAAGAAGAGAGCAAATTTTGATGCTTCACTTATTTTCCTGAAGGATGACGACTCATCACTTTCTTCCATAGATGTCGCAGAGTTGGAGATATTAATTAACAATTAATTGATTAATAACTatcccgaaatcagcaaatgccgtttgccaaaattttgaaatatgtgTCAGCTTCTTCCGAAATTCGGCCAGATAACTGACATTTAGGTTTTACATTTTCGGTTTGGAACTACGCAGTCATTTTCGGACGAAAtatttcggagaaaatttcCGGGAAGACGTGAGAATCTACGATCAATTCGGTAAGTATAATAACTACAAATTATCTTTGACTATTTATTGAAAGCTCCTACCAGATCTTACTTTCACTGTCGGGAAGTCTTTATAGGATATGTCGAAGAATTTCAATGACACATCAACCAAGggatataaataataaaatttaattgtGATCCTCCATATAATGTTTagataaaaacattattttagtTCAGGGTCAACATTGGGGCTAAgtcacttcgacaaagttgtcatttcaaacaaatttgctgaaaatATTGtttccgtaacttgagtgtaattcattatATAATGTATTCTCTGAAAtgggtgtcctaaaaccagtttttgtaagaaaacataaatattttaaatttatatgagtttatcatgttttacaaagttttttatcattaaaaaatacacaactttctcaaacatattacgccagcaactcttcacacgattgaatcagtgccatcaaagagagacggatatcatcgcaacagcaAAAACCcgacatggctcatttaacatagaatagacaccagtgcgagagcgaatttctctggatgacatttctgagaatcaaaggttagcacgctgctgtggggatcctctctgaaacaACAAACGTTCGCTTATTCTCgcttcgcgatccgattctatacaggcaggtGATAATTgccatagaatcattttactattaccgcttattctaactatgtgcataaaacctttgtataaattgtgtctatgaaaatatctgtgaatgctccacacaagggttttgaaatattgcaagctattatgagaatcatcaagttgaatcatcgatttgtttttctgcgataattgtcaacttgcgatgctCTCTTGGGGAATTCCACTcatcaacgatcattatcagactgtaaattttttaaagggccgtgaaatactcagagtatgaagtgaagcgaagaaatgtagaaaaattttctcgtggttcatgcattgagagactccttAACCCTTTGGCTTTCACTAATTTTCCAACATTTCAATAACCGGCgaaaactatttaaaaaaaaaaattttgacgggatcgaaaatttttcacttcgcACGGGCATCTATGAAAAAGTGAACTGAAATCCCAGTCAGTTCGAAAGACAAGTAACacaatctttaaaaaaatatggaagATGCCCCATTGCACGAAACAAATAGAAGATGCCGTGGGTTGGACCCAAACTCAAAAACAGATGACGAAAAGGTTGAACACTAGTCAACAAGACATTTCTGATCATCTCCACATCATGGGAAAGATTCCTAAGGTGGGAAAATGGGTTCCTCATGAGCTGAAtgatacacagcaaaaaaaatgataaacgtTGAACGAAATTTTGCTTTTTCGACATGAAACAAAGAGTTTTCTGAACCGGATTTTGATGAGAGAtaagaaatagatttgttttgagaatcttcgacatctactggaaaACTAatcacaacgaaaaaaaaacgattataTACATTTGGTAGAATCAAACAGATACTACGACCTTCTCAAAACAATGGGAAACTGTAAAACCTATTCGCTACCGATTAGTCaaatgataaaattaaattaagcATTGCTCGAAAACAACCAAAATGTTCCAAAAGACAGTGTCGTTTTAACTTCTGttgttgacaaaaaaaaaacattctggattcattcaatgtttacaatGTCATTGATGAATACATTCTAACTAGTTTGCAAAGTCTGTTTAAACAGaacggtcaaattccacaaaagaaaattAATACCGAGactatgttttgaaaatttcaatggCTCATGTTTTTAAATCACGTAACGCTCGTCCCTGGTTATTTCTCAAACTTTATCCGCGGTCTGGCATGACCAGTTCTGAATTAGAAAGCATCTGACAAATGAGCACGAAAAATAACATCAATCGAATCAAGCATACATACATTCCGCGCAAAGGAGTCAAAGGAGTGAAATGCTTATTCAAGACAAAGCTACATATGAGGTCTGTTTAAAGCGGTTTatatttgtttgtaaattaaAATAGGCATTGTCGATTGGAGCAATTCATATTACGCTTCCGGTAGATTGTGTGTTATTCGCTCCAGCATGACTCCTGTTAGGCAAGAATCGCCTTACGAGTGGTTCATATTCTCTGTCGATAGAAAATCAAACCTTAACAGATCTTATTCCTCAAATTCCgtaatcatcatcgtcatccgaATCTAAGGCCGCTCTTCGTCGGTCGAATTTAACAGTAGAACTACTGCGAGGCATCTGCTGGTTGAGGCTCTCGAGCAACTTCACTAACGAGGCATCGTCCAGTTTGCCACCGATCTGGCCCATCTGTGCCATCCGGATAATCATACCTTCAACCATTTGAGCCTTCTCGGGTTTGCTCAGTTTAAGCGTGTTGAGTCGTGCGCGGGCGTTCTGATCAAGCAACTGTGAAAGCATTGAGTTTTTCATATCTTCCTGAGCGGCCATCTGTTCCTCTTTAGCCTTCTGTTGCTCTGGGTTGGCTCCCTAAAGTTTGAACAAAACGAGAGTAGAATGATGTCTCAAAATTTGTAATGATTTCAATTCATGTAAGTCTATTTTTAGGACAAACAGCGCAGTTCGAGTATTTGTGATTAATTCTGGCTATATTGTTATAATCCAATACCTAAAGTTACCTGCATTTGCTGGAGACGTTGTTGGCGTATTGCTTGCAGTTCAGGGTCATCCATTGTATATAAATTGTTATATCGGAATCAGAATATTCTCCAAAAACTTTTGAACGATTTTAGTCCTGTTATTAAGTTTTAAAACGTTTTAAAAGTGATTAATTGTTTTGCATGTATGGTATGCTTTGCCGACTAGTGATGCAGAgtggccaaatttttttttcaatttactgacATTACAAGACTGTTTCGGGTTATCATTTACCGATGTTGGaagtattttaaattatttaatttaaaaatggtGCTTCAAATAAACTAAATTTGAAGATTTGAATGAGACACTAGAAAAATAGTTTTATCTCGGTGGAACACATGACAGAATCTGTAAACCAATTGTTAATGTGTTAGATCTGGCAACTCCCATCGTGTCATGAATATGCCCTGCACTGTCACATTGTTTTTTCCTAGGGTAAAAGTTCCATTTTCGGTAGCCCCTGGTAATGAATCAATCCCCTTTAGAATTTTTTCGCATGGCGTGCAACAACCGCTACAATATTTTTGACATAGGAATTGACATAAATAGTAGTGAATTGTAAAAAAATCGTCTTGGGCGAGAACGTTTTTAGTGGTATTGTTTTGAGGAGTTTGTTGAAGCGTTTATTCATATAGTATCAGAATGTCATTCGATTCAATTCCGAAAGATCTCCGCGGGTTACGTGCCTGTTTAGTATGTTCTCTCGTAAAGGTAAGTACTTGTATAGATTCCCTGCAATACAGTAAACAAACGAATCTTATAGACGTTCGACCAATTTGAATACGACGGTTGTGAGAACTGTGAAGACTTCCTCCGGATGAAGAATAACAAGGACCAGGTATACGACTGTACCAGCAACAATTTTGACGGGTTAGTCTTTACCTTAAATTTTGTAATTACAAAACCATTAACGCTCGATTATTCTAGGTTAATCGCTGTTATGAGTCCAGATGATAGTTGGGTGTGTAAATGGCAGAGAATTAGTAAGTGTCAtataaatactaatcaaatgaATTACTAAATGGCTTCGTAAATCCAAACAGATCGTTTCACTAAGGGAATCTATGCAATCTCGGTATCTGGGCGATTACCCAACGGCATTATTAGGGATATGAAGAACAGAGGTATACCTTACCGACCAAGGGACACAAGTCAACGATAACCTGCACTGTGTAATTTAA comes from Malaya genurostris strain Urasoe2022 chromosome 3, Malgen_1.1, whole genome shotgun sequence and encodes:
- the LOC131435910 gene encoding programmed cell death protein 5; the encoded protein is MDDPELQAIRQQRLQQMQGANPEQQKAKEEQMAAQEDMKNSMLSQLLDQNARARLNTLKLSKPEKAQMVEGMIIRMAQMGQIGGKLDDASLVKLLESLNQQMPRSSSTVKFDRRRAALDSDDDDDYGI
- the LOC131438146 gene encoding transcription elongation factor SPT4; this encodes MSFDSIPKDLRGLRACLVCSLVKTFDQFEYDGCENCEDFLRMKNNKDQVYDCTSNNFDGLIAVMSPDDSWVCKWQRINRFTKGIYAISVSGRLPNGIIRDMKNRGIPYRPRDTSQR